In Persicimonas caeni, a single window of DNA contains:
- a CDS encoding DUF58 domain-containing protein yields MAKNDQFDDEFLKKLEYLYIISKKIVAGKNQAERKTRIVGSGIEFADHRSYSPGDDFRGLDWKVYARTEKLFLRLFEEEEDLYIYFLLDCSRSMLLGEPTKWDYAKKVAAALGYIGLSNLDRVSIIPFSSKLDGRLPPSRGKAQIYKIFDFLRNLEAGEHTSLEDAFSTFVAQNKRRGIAVVLSDFYDPRGFEEGLNKLRYHKFEPIVVHVYDERELNPTVQGELQLVDVETGDVREITLTPEVVKEYRQAFYEFSEELEEYCTKKQVLYFRTPIQEPFDELILRIFRAGGFIK; encoded by the coding sequence GTGGCCAAGAACGACCAATTCGACGACGAGTTCCTCAAAAAGCTCGAGTACCTCTACATCATCTCCAAGAAGATCGTGGCCGGGAAGAACCAGGCGGAGCGCAAGACGCGCATCGTCGGCAGCGGCATCGAGTTCGCCGACCACCGCTCGTACTCCCCCGGCGACGATTTTCGCGGACTCGATTGGAAGGTGTACGCGCGCACCGAGAAGCTCTTCTTGCGGCTGTTCGAAGAGGAAGAAGATCTCTACATCTACTTCCTGCTCGACTGCAGTCGCTCGATGCTCCTGGGCGAGCCGACGAAGTGGGACTACGCCAAAAAGGTCGCCGCGGCGTTGGGTTATATCGGGCTGAGCAACCTCGACCGAGTGAGCATCATCCCCTTTTCGAGCAAGCTCGACGGCCGTCTTCCGCCCTCTCGCGGTAAGGCGCAGATCTACAAAATCTTCGACTTTCTGCGAAACCTCGAAGCAGGCGAGCACACCAGCCTCGAGGACGCGTTCTCGACCTTCGTCGCCCAGAACAAGCGCCGCGGTATCGCCGTGGTGTTGAGCGACTTCTACGACCCGCGCGGCTTCGAAGAGGGGCTGAACAAGCTTCGCTACCACAAGTTCGAGCCGATCGTGGTGCACGTATACGACGAGCGCGAGCTCAACCCGACGGTCCAAGGCGAGCTGCAACTGGTCGACGTCGAGACCGGTGACGTGCGCGAGATCACGCTCACTCCCGAGGTCGTCAAGGAGTACCGCCAGGCCTTCTACGAATTCAGCGAAGAGCTCGAAGAGTACTGCACCAAAAAGCAAGTGCTCTACTTTCGAACGCCGATCCAAGAGCCGTTTGACGAGCTCATCCTGCGGATCTTCCGAGCTGGAGGGTTCATCAAGTAA
- a CDS encoding VWA domain-containing protein, producing MIIDRKRLADVFFWLLLVGAWLAMGYGFFQYIVEPSLDVIAFEFQGRNVEILAPLFFGVLLVLPLLWLIQRFTLSDLPRPQRWLNVLMRSLFIIALVGALVQVVLTSFESRISTIFLVDTSASIPDSSLDEAVDYINAARGAKGERDEVQVIAFAKHPYKVEVPEQGPLEAIPRPANEKDGLYTDAAGALRMAYGLFPQDHIKRAVIISDGNETRGDFLAEAHRAGAFGIRLYNKETEIEVRPEVLIRDVEVPDKIKVGAPFNLTAKVFSNHEDKATFVLWQNDFKDGTKEVELEKGVNEITFKTVVSEPGFKEFKLEMKVDGQDHFEANNDFVYSTNVRGKPRVLYIEGEMRARHYLQRALRNENFEVETRGKYGLPDSLKEFESFDLVLISDLPATQMSDRQMALLDRYTKELGGGLIMAGGESSFGPGGYYGTDIEEILPVDFQPKKKRETPSLALMLVIDKSGSMNGERIELAKEAAKATVEILQKDDKVGVIAFDGAPQKLVRMQSAANRVRITSDISRLRASGGTDIAGGLEDAYEQLALTPAKLKHVILLTDGHSPTKNIFSELLPAMRIEGITVSTISIGSQSASTLLKRIAEGGSGRYYHTTNPYNIPRIFMKETSTVSRSSMVEEPFRPKVVKRAQVLDGIPWDRAPYLLGYVSTRAKDRAEVLMVSEYGEPILARWRHGLGKVVAFTSDLKNRWAVQWVRWPGYSKFWAQLIRDTMRTDDRMNLAMRTSVKQGKAHIVVDAVGLDDRFINNLKSTVMLRSPSGKKKNIELEQTAAGRYEAEIPLDEYGSYSLKAKHDKDGDTIGVSLGSISYPYPREYLFLEPNREVLQRSADIARGGTNPEVATLFDPMGEEVKYRKELWPFFLMAALGFLLLDLALRRIRLWGSTELQWDQFFK from the coding sequence ATGATCATCGATCGCAAAAGACTGGCGGACGTCTTCTTCTGGCTGCTCCTGGTGGGGGCCTGGCTCGCGATGGGCTACGGCTTCTTCCAGTACATCGTCGAGCCGAGCCTCGACGTCATCGCCTTCGAGTTCCAGGGCCGCAACGTCGAAATCCTCGCCCCGCTCTTCTTCGGGGTGCTGCTGGTGCTGCCGCTGTTGTGGCTCATCCAGCGCTTCACGCTGAGCGACCTGCCCCGGCCGCAGCGCTGGCTCAACGTGCTCATGCGCTCGCTCTTCATCATCGCGCTCGTGGGCGCCTTGGTGCAGGTCGTGCTCACGAGCTTCGAGTCGCGCATCTCGACGATCTTTTTGGTCGACACATCGGCGTCGATTCCCGACTCCTCGCTCGACGAGGCGGTCGACTACATTAATGCCGCCCGCGGCGCCAAAGGCGAGCGCGACGAGGTGCAGGTCATCGCGTTTGCCAAGCATCCCTACAAGGTCGAAGTGCCCGAACAGGGGCCCCTAGAGGCGATTCCGCGGCCGGCCAACGAAAAAGACGGACTCTACACCGACGCAGCCGGCGCGCTGCGCATGGCTTACGGCCTCTTCCCGCAGGACCATATCAAGCGCGCGGTGATCATCTCGGACGGCAACGAGACGCGCGGCGACTTTTTGGCCGAAGCGCACCGCGCCGGTGCGTTCGGTATCCGGCTCTACAACAAAGAGACCGAAATCGAGGTGCGCCCCGAGGTCCTGATTCGTGACGTCGAGGTGCCCGACAAGATCAAGGTCGGCGCGCCGTTCAACCTGACGGCCAAGGTCTTCTCGAACCACGAGGACAAGGCGACCTTCGTCCTGTGGCAGAACGACTTCAAAGACGGAACCAAAGAGGTCGAGCTCGAGAAAGGCGTCAACGAGATCACCTTCAAGACCGTCGTCTCCGAGCCCGGCTTCAAAGAGTTCAAGCTCGAGATGAAGGTCGACGGCCAGGACCACTTCGAGGCGAATAACGACTTCGTCTACAGCACCAACGTGCGCGGCAAGCCGCGCGTGCTCTACATCGAGGGCGAAATGCGCGCTCGCCACTACCTGCAGCGCGCGCTGCGAAACGAGAATTTCGAGGTGGAGACGCGGGGCAAGTACGGTCTGCCCGACAGCCTCAAGGAGTTCGAGAGCTTCGATCTGGTGCTCATCTCGGACCTGCCGGCCACGCAGATGTCCGACCGGCAGATGGCCCTGCTCGACCGGTACACCAAAGAACTCGGCGGCGGCCTGATCATGGCCGGCGGCGAGTCGTCGTTCGGCCCGGGCGGCTACTACGGCACCGATATCGAAGAGATCTTACCGGTCGACTTCCAGCCCAAAAAGAAGCGCGAAACGCCGAGCCTGGCGCTGATGCTCGTCATCGACAAATCGGGTTCGATGAACGGCGAGCGCATCGAGCTGGCCAAAGAAGCGGCCAAGGCGACCGTCGAGATCTTGCAGAAGGACGACAAGGTCGGCGTCATCGCCTTCGACGGCGCGCCGCAGAAGCTCGTGCGTATGCAGAGCGCGGCGAACCGCGTGCGCATCACCAGCGACATCAGCCGGCTGCGGGCCAGCGGCGGCACCGACATCGCCGGCGGTCTCGAGGACGCCTACGAGCAGCTCGCGCTCACGCCGGCCAAGCTCAAGCACGTCATCTTGCTGACCGACGGGCACTCGCCGACCAAGAATATCTTCTCCGAGCTCCTGCCGGCGATGCGCATCGAGGGCATCACCGTGTCGACCATCTCGATCGGCTCACAGTCGGCCTCGACGCTGCTCAAGCGTATCGCCGAGGGTGGCTCGGGGCGCTACTATCACACCACCAACCCGTACAATATCCCGCGCATCTTCATGAAGGAGACCTCGACGGTCTCGCGTTCGTCGATGGTCGAGGAGCCGTTCCGCCCGAAGGTCGTCAAGCGCGCCCAGGTGCTCGACGGCATCCCGTGGGACCGCGCGCCCTACCTTTTGGGTTACGTCTCGACGCGCGCCAAGGACCGCGCCGAAGTGTTGATGGTCTCCGAATATGGCGAGCCGATTCTGGCGCGCTGGCGCCACGGGTTGGGCAAGGTCGTCGCGTTCACCTCCGACTTGAAGAACCGCTGGGCGGTCCAGTGGGTGCGCTGGCCGGGCTACTCGAAGTTCTGGGCGCAGCTCATCCGCGACACGATGCGCACCGACGACCGCATGAACCTGGCGATGCGCACCTCCGTCAAGCAGGGAAAGGCGCATATCGTGGTCGACGCGGTCGGGCTGGACGACCGGTTCATCAACAACCTGAAGTCGACCGTCATGTTGCGCTCGCCGTCGGGCAAAAAGAAGAATATCGAGCTCGAGCAGACCGCCGCCGGCCGCTACGAAGCCGAAATCCCGCTCGACGAGTACGGCTCGTACAGCCTCAAGGCCAAGCACGACAAAGACGGCGACACCATTGGAGTCAGCCTCGGCAGCATCTCGTACCCTTACCCGCGCGAGTACCTGTTCCTCGAGCCCAACCGCGAGGTATTGCAACGCTCGGCGGACATCGCCCGCGGTGGCACCAACCCGGAAGTGGCGACGCTCTTCGACCCGATGGGCGAAGAGGTCAAATACCGCAAGGAACTGTGGCCCTTCTTCTTGATGGCCGCGCTCGGCTTCTTGCTCCTCGACCTCGCGCTTCGACGCATCAGATTGTGGGGCAGCACTGAGCTGCAGTGGGATCAGTTCTTCAAGTAG
- a CDS encoding vWA domain-containing protein yields the protein MQFTGLPISTILTIAGVVAAGVTVLYILKLRKRRIQVPFSHLWGRVLEKKRRQSDFWRKFRRFLSWLLHILMAALIAFALADPHLEEEEVRGRHILLLVDNSASMAATDVSGGADRMDVARQKALEILETVGAEDRIMLVAFNDQIQPLSPFVAEASIIEQPLRQIKTTATGTSYKDALGFAADSLRDTSNGHLVLISDGSGLSEETFEEFDFGEGTKLTHLKIGESSGNVAVTAFNVRRYVANKLDYELFVQVKNYFDRAVEAELQIHADGRLVDTKPLSLQPGETMQRFYPSQAVSGEKLEARVRLTSRDARDVFPLDDRAFAMLPSIRKVRVLAVSDGNLFLEGPLLLNPNLEVERIKPDQYTPDRSKGFDVTIFDSVAPALPQEGNFVFFDPPAEGSPWEQRGDIDDPIITAVKDSHPLMRWITLKDLNIGAATSWRTGRWDSTVAASFGKPLIVTRKRDNLNLIGVAFDIRNSDMPLRVAFPVFMINVVDYFTLDDDSYIPNYTTGDTWAVDVAKGADKATVTTPTGEQTEVPVYNGRAVFNGDQTGFYTVATADETKTIAANLSNLRESRIAPGDLELGKAKVDQDADSLIFERNELWIWAILALVLLLLIEWATYNRRVTV from the coding sequence ATGCAATTTACCGGACTTCCCATCAGCACCATCTTGACCATCGCCGGCGTCGTCGCCGCCGGTGTGACGGTGCTGTATATCCTCAAGCTGCGAAAGCGGCGCATCCAGGTGCCGTTTTCGCACCTGTGGGGCCGCGTGCTCGAGAAGAAGCGGCGCCAGTCGGACTTCTGGCGTAAGTTTCGCCGCTTTTTGTCGTGGCTGCTGCATATCCTGATGGCCGCGCTCATCGCGTTCGCGCTCGCCGACCCGCACCTCGAAGAAGAAGAGGTGCGCGGCCGCCATATCCTGCTGTTGGTCGACAACTCGGCGAGCATGGCGGCGACCGACGTCAGCGGCGGCGCAGACCGCATGGACGTCGCGCGCCAGAAGGCCCTCGAGATCCTCGAGACGGTCGGCGCCGAAGACCGAATCATGCTGGTGGCGTTCAACGACCAGATCCAGCCGCTGAGCCCATTTGTGGCCGAGGCTTCGATCATCGAGCAGCCCCTGCGCCAGATCAAAACCACGGCGACGGGCACCTCGTACAAAGACGCGCTCGGCTTCGCCGCCGACTCGCTTCGCGACACCTCCAACGGCCACCTCGTACTCATCAGCGATGGCTCCGGGTTGAGTGAGGAGACCTTCGAAGAATTCGACTTCGGCGAAGGCACCAAGCTCACCCACCTGAAGATCGGCGAGAGTTCGGGCAACGTCGCCGTCACTGCGTTCAACGTGCGTCGCTACGTGGCCAACAAGCTCGACTACGAGCTCTTCGTGCAGGTCAAAAACTACTTCGACCGCGCCGTCGAGGCCGAACTGCAGATTCACGCCGACGGTCGCCTTGTCGACACCAAGCCCCTGTCACTGCAGCCCGGCGAGACGATGCAGCGCTTCTATCCGAGCCAGGCCGTCTCCGGCGAGAAACTCGAAGCGCGCGTACGGCTGACCAGCCGCGACGCTCGCGACGTCTTCCCGCTCGATGACCGCGCCTTCGCCATGCTGCCGTCCATCCGGAAAGTACGCGTGCTCGCCGTCTCTGACGGAAACCTCTTCTTGGAAGGCCCTCTCCTGCTCAACCCGAACCTCGAGGTCGAGCGCATCAAGCCGGACCAGTACACCCCGGATAGGTCGAAGGGCTTCGACGTCACCATCTTCGACAGCGTCGCCCCCGCTCTTCCCCAGGAAGGCAACTTCGTCTTCTTCGACCCGCCCGCCGAGGGCTCGCCGTGGGAGCAACGTGGCGATATCGACGATCCGATCATCACCGCGGTCAAAGACAGCCACCCGTTGATGCGCTGGATCACCCTCAAAGACCTCAATATCGGCGCGGCGACCTCGTGGCGCACGGGCCGGTGGGACTCGACGGTCGCCGCCTCATTCGGCAAGCCGCTCATCGTCACGCGCAAGCGCGACAACCTGAACCTGATCGGCGTGGCGTTCGACATTCGCAACAGCGACATGCCGCTGCGCGTGGCGTTTCCGGTCTTCATGATCAACGTCGTCGACTACTTCACCCTCGATGACGACAGCTATATCCCCAACTACACGACCGGTGATACGTGGGCGGTCGACGTCGCCAAGGGCGCCGACAAGGCCACGGTCACCACACCGACCGGCGAGCAGACCGAGGTGCCCGTCTACAACGGCCGCGCCGTCTTCAACGGTGATCAGACCGGCTTCTATACAGTCGCCACCGCCGACGAGACCAAGACCATCGCCGCCAACCTGTCCAACCTGCGCGAATCGCGCATCGCCCCGGGTGACTTGGAGTTGGGCAAGGCCAAAGTCGACCAAGACGCCGACAGCCTGATCTTCGAGCGCAACGAGCTGTGGATCTGGGCCATCTTGGCGCTCGTGTTGCTGCTCCTTATCGAATGGGCGACTTATAACCGCCGCGTCACGGTGTGA
- a CDS encoding AAA family ATPase yields MATEAQAATSAEIEEKVAAFKRDCEKIRDEVGKMIVGHRPIIEGVIITMLSGGNVLLEGVPGLGKTMLVRTLADTLGLMFSRIQFTPDLMPTDILGTTMIIEDEDGQKHFKFEKGPIFANVVLADEINRATPKTQAAMLEAMQEKSVTIAKNTMKLQDPFFVLATQNPLEMEGTYPLPEAQLDRFLYKLNIEFPNLEELHTIMDRTTQKSNPEVEKVIGQERLVEMKMFARQVPVARHVQDYALRLLQATHPENPDTPEITKRYVRFGSSPRGAQAILLSAKVRALFDGRFNVSCDDVRASAVPALRHRVILNFEGEAEGVQTDEILDAIIKKVPENQK; encoded by the coding sequence ATGGCAACTGAAGCACAGGCTGCAACTTCTGCCGAGATCGAAGAGAAGGTCGCCGCCTTCAAGCGCGACTGCGAGAAGATTCGCGACGAAGTCGGCAAGATGATCGTCGGCCACCGACCGATCATCGAAGGCGTCATCATCACGATGCTGTCGGGAGGAAACGTCCTTCTGGAGGGTGTGCCCGGTCTGGGCAAGACGATGCTCGTGCGCACGCTGGCCGACACACTCGGCCTGATGTTCTCGCGCATCCAGTTCACCCCCGACCTGATGCCCACCGATATCCTCGGCACCACGATGATCATCGAGGACGAGGACGGCCAGAAGCACTTCAAGTTCGAGAAGGGCCCTATCTTCGCCAACGTCGTACTCGCCGACGAGATCAACCGCGCCACGCCCAAGACGCAGGCGGCCATGCTCGAGGCGATGCAGGAAAAGAGCGTAACCATCGCCAAGAACACGATGAAGCTACAGGACCCGTTCTTCGTGCTCGCCACGCAGAACCCGCTGGAGATGGAGGGCACCTATCCCCTGCCCGAGGCGCAGCTCGACCGCTTTCTCTACAAGCTCAACATCGAGTTCCCGAACCTCGAAGAGCTCCACACGATCATGGACCGGACGACCCAGAAGTCGAACCCGGAGGTCGAGAAGGTCATCGGCCAGGAGCGCCTCGTCGAGATGAAGATGTTCGCCCGCCAGGTGCCGGTGGCGCGTCACGTTCAGGACTACGCGCTTCGCCTGTTGCAGGCCACGCACCCCGAGAACCCGGACACGCCCGAGATCACCAAGCGCTACGTGCGCTTCGGCTCCTCGCCGCGTGGCGCCCAGGCCATCTTGCTGTCAGCCAAGGTACGGGCCCTATTCGACGGACGCTTCAACGTCTCGTGCGACGACGTGCGCGCTTCGGCCGTACCCGCGCTTCGCCACCGCGTCATCCTCAACTTCGAGGGCGAGGCCGAAGGCGTGCAGACCGACGAGATCCTCGACGCGATCATCAAAAAAGTGCCGGAAAATCAGAAGTAG